CTTTGCGGCGGATTCGCTGGATGTGCGATAGATTCTTCTCGTGATCGACGCCATTGACAGAAGTATTTTGCGCAGCCTCCAGAAGGACGGCCGGATGACGGCCACCGCGCTGGCCGCGGAGGTCGGGCTGACCGTGGCGCCGTGCCATCGACGGCTCAAGGATCTGGAGGCCGACGGCGTCATCCGCGGCTACCGTGCCGAGGTGGATCTGCAGAGCGTCGGACTCGGATTCGGGGCCCTCGTGTTCGTCACGCTCCGGGAGACGTCCCAGGAGACGATCCGGGCGTTCGAGGACGCCGTGGTGGCGGAGGAGCAGATCGTCGAGGCGTACCGGCTGTTCGGGGATCCCGACTATCTCCTGAAGTGCGTGGCCACCGATCTGGCCGGCTTCCAGACCCTCTACGACACCCATCTCGCCGCCTTGCCCGGGGTGGCCAAGCTCAGTTCCACGATCGTCATGCGGGATCTGAAGGGCGCCGGCGTCCTGCCGCTGTGACCCGCGCGCGGTTCGCCGCCGCCGTCGTCGTGCCCTTGACCCCGCGAGGGAACAGGTGAGGCCCCCACCCGAGCCGGATGGGGGCCTCACCTGTTCCCTCGCGAACGGGGAGGGCGTCAGAGCACGTCCGAGAGGAAGGTCTTCAGACGGTCGGTCTGCGGGTCGGTGAAGAGCTGGTCCGGGGACCCGTTCTCGACCACCACGCCGCCGTCCATGAACACCACCTGGTTGGAGACGTTGCGGGAGAAGCCCATCTCGTGGGTGACGACCACCATGGTCATGCCGTCCTTCGCCAGGTCCGTCATGAGGGCCAGCACGCCCTTGACGAGTTCCGGGTCCAGGGCCGAGGTGGCCTCGTCGAAGAACATGACCTCGGGCTGCATGGCGAGGGCGCGGGCGATCGCGACGCGCTGCTGCTGCCCGCCGGACAGGGTGGCGGGACGCACCTCCGCCTTGTGCTTCAGCCCGACCTTGTCGAGCTGTGCCAGAGCCTCGGTCCAGGCCTGGTCCTTGGGCAGCTTGCGGAGCTTGCGCAGGGCGAACGCGACGTTCTCGCCCACCGACTTGTGGGGGAACAGGTTGAACTGCTGGAACACCATGCCGATGCGGCGGCGCAGCTCGTCGGGATTGTCCTTGAGCACCGAGCGGCCGTCCAGCAGGATGTCACCCTGATCGGGCTCGATCAGGCGGTTCATGACGCGCAGCAGCGTCGACTTGCCCGAGCCGGACGGGCCGATGACCGAGGCTGCCGTGCCCTTCTCGACATGGAGGTCGATGCCGCGGAGCACCTTGTTGCTGCCGAAGGCGAGGTGGAGGTTCTTGCCCGTCAGGGAACCGGATTCGAACTGGCTCATGCGTGGGATCCCTTCCCGATGACGGCTGCGGCCTCATCCGGCTCGGCCTTCTGGGCCTTGCCGGTGCGCAGGCGGTTGTCGAGGTAGTTGACCAGGTGCGTCAGGGGGATGGTCAGCACCAGGTAGAAGATGGCGGCGGCGACCAGCGGCGACTGGTTGCCGTTGTTCGCGGCGAAGTCCTGGCCGATCTGGAACAGCTCGCGCTCACGGGACATGAGCCCCAGGGTGAAGACGAGGGAGGAGTCCTTGATGAGCGAGATGAACTGGTTCATCAGGGCCGGCAGCACGCGGCGGATGCCCTGCGGCACCACGATCGAGCGCATGGACGAGCCGTAGCCGAAGCCGAGCGCGCGGGCGGCCTCCAGCTGTCCCTTGTCCACGCTCTGGATGCCGGAACGGAAGATCTCGCCGGTGTACGCGGCGGCCATCAGGCCGAGGGCGATGATCGCCATGGGGTACGGGCTCGAGAGACCCGTGAGGTCCTTGAAGATCGGGCCGAAGCCCAGGCCGATCACCAGGATGACCAGCACCGCGGGCAGGCCGCGGAAGACGTCGGTGTAGATGCGGGCGATCCACCGGGCCACGGGGTTCCGGGAGATGCCCATCAGGGCCAGCAGGATGCCGAGGACCATGCCGATCAGTGCCGAGCTGACAGCCAGGACGATCGTGTTCAGCAAGCCGTAGGAGAACATCGTGGGCAGAACCTCAGCGATGTAGTCCCAGTTCAGAAAGGTGTCCGCAAGGCGGCTCCAGGCGTCCATATGACTCCTTCGGTATCAGCCGCTCAAGCCTGGACCCCGAAGGGCCCAGGCTTGAGGGGCGGTGTTCACAGCGACGTGACCTGCGGTCAGCCGTTACTTGTCGGCGGGGACCTTGACGGCCTTGCTGCCCGGCTTCCAGCCGTCCGGCAGACGCTCGGCGTCGGTCTTGCGCTCCGGGAACCACTGCTTCACGAGCTTGGTCCAGGTGCCATCGGCGATCACGGCGTCGAGGGCGGAGTTCAGGGCGTCGGTCAGCGGCTGGTTGTCCTTGGCCACGGCGTAGGCGGAGAAGTTCTGAGTGGCGACCTTCTTCTCCTGGATCTTGGTGCCGTCGCCTTCCTTGATCTGGCCTTCGGCCTGCTGGGACGGGGCCAGCCAGGCGTCGATCTGACCGCTCTTCACGTTCGCGTAGGCGGTGTTGTAGTCCGGGTAACGGACCGGATCGAGCTTGAGCTGGTTGGTGACCATGTCGTCCTGGACCGTGCCCTGGACGACGCCGACGCGGACGCCTTCCTTGAGCTCCGAGATGGCCTTGACCTTGCTGTCCGTCTTGGAGACGAGGGCCATGAAGCCGAAGTCGTAACCGTTGGTGAAGCCGACGGTCTTGCGACGGGCGTCCGTGGTGGAGATGGAGGAGGACCCGACGTCGAACTGCTTGTTCTTGACCTGGGCAAGCAGGCTCTGGAACTTGGTGGAGGCGAACTCGACCTTGAGGCCGAGCTTGGCGCCCATGGCGCGGAGCAGCTCGTTGTCGAAGCCGGTGAAGTTGCCGGACTTGTCGATGTAGATGCTCGGCGGGGCGTCGGACAGGGTGCCGACCTTCAGGACGCCCGGGGTCAGGAGGCCGAGCTTGTCCTTCTCGATCTTGTCGAGGGGGGTCACGTCCGCCGTCGTGTACTTGTCCGGCGTCTGAGCGCCTGCGAGGGCATCCGTGGAGGCACCGCCGCTGGCCGGGCCCGAGGTCCCGCCGCACGCGGCGAGGGACAGGGAGAGGACGGCCGCGACGGCGCCGGTCTTCAGGAGTTTTCCGGTCAGTTTCAAGGGTGTGGTGCTTTCTCTCGTGGCCTGGCCCGGTCCGTTCGCGGAAGATGATCCGTGCGGACTCCGGGGGTTCCGGTCGTCGAAACGGCCCGCGCGAAGGGGTTCTGATGGTGCCACCCGGCGCGAGCCGAAGAATGAATTTAAGTATGGCACGGTGCGATTGTCGGCTTCATGAAGGCGTAACATTCGGAGTTGACTTGATTTCACCGAATTTTCTGCAACTTAAGCTGAAGATACGCTGGGAAAGCGGTGGTGAGAGGGGGCTATCTCAGAAGCACTGGACTGCGGGCCGGATCACGCCGCGCTGTGACCTTGATCTCACCGGGCGCGGGTGTCAAGGGCGGCAGGGCCAGCCCGCCACGACGACGTCGACGGCCACGGTCCGTCGTCGGGGGGGCGAGGGGAGTCAGAAACCGCCGCGCTCGGGCTCTTCGGGAGGCAGGACCGGCCACTCGCCTTCGATCACGGCGGTCGGCTTCGTCCGGCGGAGGTACTGCTGGAAATCGGCGGCCTGAGCCGCGGCCCATTCGATCTGCAGCCGGTGCAGGGACGCCGTCGGCATCACGATCTTGGGGAACTTCTGCGCCATCGCGTCCAGCAGCCGCACCGTGGCCAGGGCATCAGCGGCGGAGGTGTGGGCGTTGTCCAGGCGGACGCCATACTCTTCGCAGAGCGCCCCGAGGGTCCGGGTCCCCTTCCGGTACCGGTCCACTTGCTTGTTGATGATGAACGGGTCCAGCACGGGGAAGCGCGTGACCTGCGGAATGCCGTGGCGGGCGCATTCGGCGGCGAGGACCGTGAAGTCGTAGTTGGCGTTGAAAGCCATGACCGGCGTGCCGGCGTCGAACAGCTCCTGGATGGTGTT
This portion of the Arthrobacter woluwensis genome encodes:
- a CDS encoding amino acid ABC transporter permease produces the protein MDAWSRLADTFLNWDYIAEVLPTMFSYGLLNTIVLAVSSALIGMVLGILLALMGISRNPVARWIARIYTDVFRGLPAVLVILVIGLGFGPIFKDLTGLSSPYPMAIIALGLMAAAYTGEIFRSGIQSVDKGQLEAARALGFGYGSSMRSIVVPQGIRRVLPALMNQFISLIKDSSLVFTLGLMSRERELFQIGQDFAANNGNQSPLVAAAIFYLVLTIPLTHLVNYLDNRLRTGKAQKAEPDEAAAVIGKGSHA
- a CDS encoding amino acid ABC transporter ATP-binding protein, whose protein sequence is MSQFESGSLTGKNLHLAFGSNKVLRGIDLHVEKGTAASVIGPSGSGKSTLLRVMNRLIEPDQGDILLDGRSVLKDNPDELRRRIGMVFQQFNLFPHKSVGENVAFALRKLRKLPKDQAWTEALAQLDKVGLKHKAEVRPATLSGGQQQRVAIARALAMQPEVMFFDEATSALDPELVKGVLALMTDLAKDGMTMVVVTHEMGFSRNVSNQVVFMDGGVVVENGSPDQLFTDPQTDRLKTFLSDVL
- a CDS encoding ABC transporter substrate-binding protein, with protein sequence MKLTGKLLKTGAVAAVLSLSLAACGGTSGPASGGASTDALAGAQTPDKYTTADVTPLDKIEKDKLGLLTPGVLKVGTLSDAPPSIYIDKSGNFTGFDNELLRAMGAKLGLKVEFASTKFQSLLAQVKNKQFDVGSSSISTTDARRKTVGFTNGYDFGFMALVSKTDSKVKAISELKEGVRVGVVQGTVQDDMVTNQLKLDPVRYPDYNTAYANVKSGQIDAWLAPSQQAEGQIKEGDGTKIQEKKVATQNFSAYAVAKDNQPLTDALNSALDAVIADGTWTKLVKQWFPERKTDAERLPDGWKPGSKAVKVPADK
- a CDS encoding 3'-5' exonuclease; amino-acid sequence: MSSTQRNESIWNAGPRAAFDVETTGKNSRAARIVTASLIVVDAKGDVLQEHEWLADPGVEIPAEAAEVHGITTAKARAEGRPAAAVVLELRNTIQELFDAGTPVMAFNANYDFTVLAAECARHGIPQVTRFPVLDPFIINKQVDRYRKGTRTLGALCEEYGVRLDNAHTSAADALATVRLLDAMAQKFPKIVMPTASLHRLQIEWAAAQAADFQQYLRRTKPTAVIEGEWPVLPPEEPERGGF
- a CDS encoding Lrp/AsnC family transcriptional regulator translates to MIDAIDRSILRSLQKDGRMTATALAAEVGLTVAPCHRRLKDLEADGVIRGYRAEVDLQSVGLGFGALVFVTLRETSQETIRAFEDAVVAEEQIVEAYRLFGDPDYLLKCVATDLAGFQTLYDTHLAALPGVAKLSSTIVMRDLKGAGVLPL